CGAGACCGCCCGCGCAGCCATAAACTTCGTCGCCCACGGCATAGTCTGTGACGCCTGCGCCGACCGCTTCGACCGTGCCAGCAAAGTCCATTCCGAGGATGGCGGGGGTTGCCGGCGAGAGCGGGAGTTCTTCGCCCATGTTGCGGATCATCGTGTCGACCGTGTTGACACTGGAGGCGGCGATTTTGACGAGGACGTGCCCCGCCTTGAGGGCAGGTGTTTCGATTTCGGCGGCTTCAAAGACTGAGTCGGCGCCATAGGCATTGAGTTGCATTGCTTTCATAATGAGTTCCTTTTCTTTATTTAGTTATTGGTTGATTTAGAATTAGGCTTCGATGCCGCCTAGGACATTCTTGCCGATCACGCGGCTGCTCTCTTGTAAGGCGTGCGCCTGCTTCAGATTTTCGGCGGTCAGGCTACCGAGATTTGCGGTCACGGTGGAAACGAGGGTCTTGTCATCGAGCAGTTCAGAGATGCGGTCGAGGAGTCGATGCTGTTGCTCGATGTCGTCGGTCTGAAACATCGATCGCGCAAACATGAACTCCCAGCGCAGGCTGAGCGACTTGGGCTTAAGCGCAGTGGCATCCAGTGTTTCAGGGTCGTCGATCAGGGCGATGTGTCCGCGCGGTTGAATCAACTCGATGATAGCGGGCAGGTGCTCTTCGGTGCCGTTGAGCGAGGCGACGTATTTCGGAGCGATGCCGAGGGCTTGCATCTGATCGACCAGCGACTCGCGGTGATTGATCACGTGATCGGCACCCATTTGCTGCACCCACTCAACAGTGTCGGGCCGAGAAGCGGTGGCGATGACAGTCAAGCCGGTTAACTTTTTGGCCAGTTGAATCAGAATAGAGCCGACCCCGCCCGCGCCGCCGATGATGAGAATGGATTCACCAGTGCCTTCGCCTTCCTTTAGGCCGAGCGAATCAAACAAGAGCTCCCAGGCCGTGATCGAAGTTAGCGGCATGCCAGCAGCTTCGGCGAAGTCCAAGGAGGACGGCTTCTTGCCGACGATGCGTTCATCGACTGCGTGGAATTCCGCGTTTGTGCCTTGGCG
The nucleotide sequence above comes from Coraliomargarita algicola. Encoded proteins:
- a CDS encoding zinc-binding alcohol dehydrogenase family protein, yielding MKAIGYTQASPISAPEALIELDIEKPQIGSRDLLIEVKGISVNPVDVKVRISQEMGPEPGTSKVIGYDAAGIVREVGSEVRLFKVGDEVFYAGDITRQGTNAEFHAVDERIVGKKPSSLDFAEAAGMPLTSITAWELLFDSLGLKEGEGTGESILIIGGAGGVGSILIQLAKKLTGLTVIATASRPDTVEWVQQMGADHVINHRESLVDQMQALGIAPKYVASLNGTEEHLPAIIELIQPRGHIALIDDPETLDATALKPKSLSLRWEFMFARSMFQTDDIEQQHRLLDRISELLDDKTLVSTVTANLGSLTAENLKQAHALQESSRVIGKNVLGGIEA